One Nitrosopumilus sp. genomic region harbors:
- a CDS encoding ROK family protein — MTKVGIDLGGTKTEVIVLDDALNVIERKRVSTPKNDYQEIIKTISTLISDVTKNISDFTIGVCTPGAISKKTGLIKNSNTQCLIDKPLKEDLENILGKRISMGNDANCFTIAESNMGSAKGFGLVFGVIMGTGIGGGIVFNGNLHTGPTNIAGEWGHHTLHRNGNACYCGKNGCVETYISGPSLENQWTKLTGKSLTLTEILGNIDDDVGRKWKNEFLENFGYGLANVIDILDPDVIVLGGGLSNIDFLYTEGKESVYSKVFSDSIETPILKNKLGDSAGVFGACLL, encoded by the coding sequence ATGACTAAGGTTGGAATAGATTTAGGTGGAACAAAAACTGAAGTAATTGTTCTAGATGATGCACTCAATGTTATAGAAAGAAAAAGAGTTTCAACTCCAAAAAATGATTATCAAGAAATTATCAAAACTATTTCAACACTAATTTCAGATGTAACAAAAAATATTTCTGATTTTACAATTGGTGTATGTACACCTGGTGCAATATCTAAAAAGACTGGGCTAATAAAAAATAGTAATACTCAATGTTTAATTGATAAACCTCTCAAAGAAGATTTAGAAAATATTTTAGGAAAAAGAATCTCCATGGGAAATGATGCTAATTGTTTTACAATTGCTGAATCTAACATGGGATCTGCAAAGGGCTTTGGTTTAGTCTTTGGAGTAATCATGGGAACAGGGATAGGTGGTGGTATTGTGTTTAATGGAAATTTGCATACTGGTCCAACAAATATTGCTGGAGAATGGGGACATCATACTCTACATCGAAATGGAAATGCTTGCTATTGTGGGAAAAATGGATGTGTAGAAACTTACATCAGTGGACCATCTTTGGAAAATCAATGGACCAAACTTACCGGAAAATCGTTAACACTCACAGAAATCCTTGGAAATATTGATGATGATGTTGGTAGAAAATGGAAAAATGAGTTTTTAGAAAATTTTGGATATGGATTAGCTAATGTAATTGATATCTTAGATCCCGATGTAATTGTTTTAGGTGGTGGATTATCAAACATAGATTTTCTTTACACTGAAGGAAAAGAATCTGTTTATTCTAAAGTTTTTTCAGATTCAATTGAAACCCCCATTTTAAAAAACAAACTAGGTGATTCTGCAGGTGTTTTTGGAGCATGCCTACTTTAA
- the mtnA gene encoding S-methyl-5-thioribose-1-phosphate isomerase: MENSKNNNPLRTVEWKNNKVIMIDQTKLPNDLVFVEYDDFNQVANAIKTLIVRGAPAIGVSGAFGLGLAALQSKATTKEELLSDLENARKILFATRPTAVNLGWGLEKIMNVAKTGETVEQIRELVISTAKKMADEDIEINKTMGKNGSILFDNNDTIMTHCNAGALATVAYGTALGVIRATRESGKNIKVIATETRPIQQGSRLTAFELKHDGFDVSLIPDTAVGYSMANGLVNKVVVGADRIVKTGHVFNKIGTYQVATMAKQHGIPFYVAAPLSTIDLKTKAEDVIIEMRKGTEVTGIGDKKTAPDDIGVINPAFDMTPPELISGIITEKGVATAPYEKSIPKLFEANN; the protein is encoded by the coding sequence TTGGAAAATTCAAAAAACAATAATCCCTTACGTACGGTAGAGTGGAAAAACAATAAAGTAATAATGATTGATCAAACTAAATTACCAAATGACTTGGTATTTGTAGAATATGATGATTTTAATCAGGTAGCTAACGCAATCAAAACTTTGATAGTAAGAGGTGCACCTGCAATTGGTGTATCTGGTGCATTTGGATTGGGTTTAGCTGCCTTACAAAGCAAAGCGACAACAAAAGAAGAATTACTCTCAGATTTGGAGAATGCAAGAAAAATTCTCTTTGCAACAAGACCAACTGCAGTAAATCTTGGATGGGGATTAGAAAAAATTATGAATGTCGCTAAAACTGGCGAAACAGTTGAACAAATAAGAGAACTAGTAATCTCTACTGCCAAAAAAATGGCAGATGAAGATATTGAAATTAACAAAACCATGGGAAAAAATGGTTCTATTCTTTTTGATAATAATGATACCATAATGACTCATTGCAATGCAGGAGCATTAGCTACTGTTGCATATGGAACGGCATTAGGTGTAATTAGAGCAACAAGAGAAAGCGGAAAAAATATCAAAGTAATTGCAACTGAAACTAGACCTATTCAACAAGGTTCTAGATTAACTGCATTTGAGCTAAAACATGATGGATTTGATGTAAGTTTGATTCCTGATACTGCAGTTGGGTATTCAATGGCAAATGGTCTTGTAAATAAAGTAGTAGTTGGTGCTGATAGAATTGTCAAAACTGGTCATGTATTTAATAAAATTGGAACATATCAGGTAGCAACAATGGCCAAACAACACGGAATTCCATTTTATGTTGCAGCTCCATTATCAACAATTGATCTCAAAACAAAGGCTGAAGATGTTATTATTGAGATGCGTAAGGGAACAGAAGTTACGGGAATTGGTGATAAAAAAACTGCACCAGATGATATTGGAGTTATTAATCCTGCATTTGATATGACTCCTCCAGAATTAATTTCTGGAATAATTACTGAAAAAGGTGTGGCTACAGCCCCCTATGAGAAATCAATCCCAAAATTATTTGAAGCTAATAATTAG
- a CDS encoding PqqD family peptide modification chaperone, which translates to MSTVSAQAIEDSLKQCMDPEVPLNIVEMGLIYGIDVAENNDVNIKMTMTTQGCPLHETLVSDATRYVKKVPGVNNVKIDIVWEPAWSMDKMSEEAKMKIKNMGAAMNTPAPINYETAMPQGVGKLVQQEDGSMVLANEHEQGFMVNQAIVDFWKSCNGQRKVTDLVEVFAQQTGLQRNQVEKEVMQLLQQLRDGGLIAIAGQPDTPNVEFKK; encoded by the coding sequence ATGAGTACTGTTTCTGCACAAGCAATTGAAGATTCACTAAAACAATGCATGGATCCTGAAGTTCCACTAAACATTGTAGAAATGGGATTAATCTATGGAATTGATGTGGCAGAAAACAATGATGTTAATATCAAAATGACAATGACTACACAAGGATGCCCACTTCATGAAACCTTGGTTTCAGATGCAACCAGATATGTCAAAAAAGTTCCAGGAGTAAATAATGTCAAAATAGATATTGTATGGGAGCCTGCATGGTCGATGGATAAAATGTCTGAAGAAGCGAAAATGAAAATAAAGAATATGGGTGCTGCGATGAATACTCCTGCACCAATTAACTATGAAACTGCAATGCCACAAGGAGTTGGAAAACTAGTCCAACAGGAAGATGGTTCTATGGTATTAGCAAATGAACATGAGCAAGGATTCATGGTTAATCAGGCAATTGTAGACTTTTGGAAATCTTGTAATGGACAACGTAAAGTAACAGATCTCGTTGAAGTGTTTGCTCAGCAAACAGGACTACAAAGAAATCAAGTTGAAAAAGAAGTAATGCAATTACTACAGCAACTACGTGATGGAGGATTAATTGCTATTGCAGGTCAACCAGACACTCCAAATGTAGAATTTAAAAAATAA
- a CDS encoding SDR family NAD(P)-dependent oxidoreductase, with product MKAIILGGSRGIGKAISDSLKSIEIDVFAASKSDIDTSDLNSVREFVKNHNQTDILVLNTGGPAPKPFATITEEDWKLYHNQLFLGFCTILQNIKVNDGGYIFLISSNVIKEPNAKLIISSAYRAAFSEVFKVLSKEYAQKNISCINIAPGPINTDRTRELIDNVDQFKESLPMKRLGEPQEIGNFVKSIIENNIKYLSGVTINFDGANSNYIF from the coding sequence ATGAAAGCAATAATTCTTGGTGGTTCTAGAGGAATAGGAAAAGCAATTTCAGATTCACTAAAATCAATCGAGATTGATGTTTTTGCAGCCTCTAAAAGCGACATTGATACTTCGGATTTGAACAGTGTTAGAGAGTTTGTAAAAAATCACAATCAAACAGACATTCTTGTGCTAAACACTGGTGGTCCTGCTCCAAAACCATTTGCAACAATTACTGAAGAGGATTGGAAATTATATCACAATCAATTATTTTTAGGATTTTGCACCATACTACAAAATATCAAAGTTAATGATGGAGGATACATTTTTTTGATTAGCTCAAATGTCATAAAAGAGCCAAATGCTAAACTAATAATATCATCAGCGTATCGTGCGGCATTTAGTGAGGTATTCAAAGTATTAAGTAAAGAATATGCCCAAAAAAATATTAGTTGCATAAACATTGCACCAGGTCCAATTAATACAGATAGAACTAGAGAATTAATTGATAATGTTGATCAATTCAAGGAATCGCTGCCAATGAAAAGACTAGGAGAGCCTCAAGAGATAGGAAACTTTGTAAAATCAATAATTGAAAATAATATAAAGTATCTATCAGGTGTTACAATAAACTTTGATGGTGCAAACTCAAACTATATTTTTTAG
- a CDS encoding Ig-like domain-containing protein yields MQKLSGLFLFAVLISGTFSSGLAFAQDPIANDDSITILENTPIIIPVLANDVDVDGDLLTIISVIQPFSGSVLILSSSTQVEYTPNNNFVGNDTFSYVVSDGQGGNDTATVTVNVEPNNDTIIEQLLAQIQDLLDKILNLENEITTLQEENTALALRNAELEDIIANGTSTNDDSNDKVILCHKGKNTLSVSQNAVSAHLKHGDEIGKCDDTEISPKKVIKNEIKELKFEYKIAAKELKNDFKEQEKDLKKQYKDLKKDKKSEDKNHDEDDED; encoded by the coding sequence ATGCAAAAACTTTCAGGATTGTTCTTGTTTGCAGTATTGATCTCAGGAACATTCTCATCTGGGTTGGCTTTTGCTCAAGATCCAATAGCTAATGATGATTCTATTACTATTTTAGAAAATACACCAATCATCATTCCTGTATTAGCAAATGATGTTGATGTTGATGGGGATTTATTGACAATTATCTCTGTTATTCAACCATTTTCAGGCTCTGTTCTAATTTTGTCTAGCTCAACTCAGGTAGAATACACACCTAACAACAACTTTGTTGGAAATGATACTTTCTCTTATGTTGTATCAGATGGACAAGGTGGAAATGATACTGCAACTGTCACGGTAAATGTAGAACCAAATAATGATACTATAATTGAACAACTCTTAGCACAAATTCAAGATTTACTGGATAAAATTCTAAACTTGGAAAATGAAATTACAACACTACAAGAAGAGAACACTGCACTTGCTTTGAGAAATGCAGAACTTGAAGATATTATTGCTAATGGAACATCAACTAATGATGACAGTAATGATAAAGTAATTTTATGTCACAAAGGAAAGAACACTCTTTCAGTCTCTCAGAATGCAGTATCTGCACACCTCAAACATGGAGATGAGATTGGAAAATGTGATGATACAGAAATCTCTCCAAAAAAAGTGATTAAAAATGAGATTAAAGAATTAAAGTTCGAGTATAAAATTGCAGCAAAGGAACTAAAGAACGACTTTAAGGAACAAGAAAAAGACCTCAAAAAACAGTACAAAGATCTAAAGAAGGATAAAAAATCCGAAGACAAAAACCATGACGAAGATGATGAAGATTAG
- a CDS encoding aminotransferase class I/II-fold pyridoxal phosphate-dependent enzyme has protein sequence MKVSKKVAGVEYAIRDIVLAARKVQQKGMQVDYLNIGDPVQFGFQPPDNVRQALIDAINNGENYYSSSEGLLELRQEIAKKENSKGLSIGADEILVTNGVSEGLDMVISSIVEEGDEVLLPGPYYPPYASYVRLHGGIPVEFAVDLNNSTPDIEDIKSKITPKTVAICLISPNNPTGVVFNEKSLKQLVDIANQNNLYIICDEIYDQIIFDEKFVGIGKVAGDSPVIVLNGFSKVHLMSGWRIGYIAFNQSPQLDALRENLPKLARVRIATSLPVQYAALESLRGPQDYIHDFVSEVKKRRDLVVKRLNDIPGLSCPNPKGAFYAFPKIEDKKFGTDKEFVTNLLESKGVLTVHGSGFGEKYGSGHFRLVYLPSLQVLDSAMNKIEDFVSNSK, from the coding sequence TTGAAAGTATCAAAAAAAGTAGCAGGTGTAGAGTATGCAATTAGAGATATTGTTCTTGCTGCAAGAAAAGTTCAACAAAAAGGAATGCAAGTTGATTATCTAAATATTGGTGATCCTGTACAATTTGGATTTCAACCACCTGATAATGTACGACAAGCTTTGATTGATGCAATCAATAACGGTGAAAATTATTATTCATCCTCTGAAGGATTACTTGAATTACGTCAAGAGATTGCAAAAAAAGAAAATTCTAAAGGACTCTCAATTGGGGCTGACGAGATTTTAGTTACAAACGGAGTCTCTGAAGGACTAGACATGGTAATATCCTCAATTGTTGAAGAAGGCGACGAGGTACTACTTCCAGGTCCATACTATCCACCATATGCCTCATACGTTCGACTACACGGTGGAATTCCTGTAGAGTTTGCAGTTGATTTGAATAATTCAACTCCTGACATTGAGGATATTAAATCAAAGATTACTCCAAAAACTGTTGCAATTTGTTTGATTAGTCCTAACAATCCTACAGGTGTTGTATTTAATGAAAAATCACTAAAGCAATTAGTTGATATTGCAAATCAAAATAATCTATACATTATTTGTGATGAGATTTATGATCAAATAATTTTTGATGAGAAATTTGTAGGTATTGGTAAAGTTGCAGGAGATTCACCTGTAATTGTTTTGAATGGTTTCTCAAAAGTCCATCTAATGTCTGGCTGGAGAATTGGATACATTGCATTTAATCAATCTCCACAACTAGATGCGCTACGTGAGAATCTTCCAAAACTAGCTAGAGTAAGAATTGCAACTAGTTTGCCTGTTCAATATGCTGCCTTGGAATCGCTTCGTGGCCCACAAGACTACATTCATGACTTTGTATCAGAGGTAAAAAAGCGAAGAGACTTGGTTGTTAAACGTCTCAATGACATTCCAGGACTGTCTTGTCCTAATCCAAAAGGTGCATTTTATGCATTTCCAAAGATTGAAGACAAAAAATTTGGAACAGACAAAGAATTTGTCACCAATTTATTAGAATCAAAAGGTGTACTGACAGTTCACGGGTCTGGATTTGGAGAAAAATATGGAAGTGGACATTTTAGATTGGTGTATCTTCCAAGTCTACAAGTTTTAGATTCAGCAATGAATAAAATTGAAGACTTTGTTAGTAATTCCAAATAG
- a CDS encoding pyridoxamine 5'-phosphate oxidase family protein: protein MNKKDEFLKSQKVLRLATVGKDKTPHIVPVWYLYSTKRFYVGTNSKTTKAKNAKKSKRVAFCIDVGINAPDIYGVMGQGDAKLILENSKVKRIAKKILARYFDSLENKSAKELLDDTDCIIEITPTKYSIWNY from the coding sequence ATGAACAAAAAAGATGAATTTTTAAAATCACAAAAAGTATTGCGTCTTGCAACAGTCGGCAAAGACAAAACTCCACATATTGTGCCTGTTTGGTATTTGTATAGTACAAAAAGGTTCTATGTAGGAACAAATTCTAAGACAACAAAGGCAAAAAATGCAAAAAAATCAAAGAGAGTAGCATTTTGTATTGATGTTGGAATCAATGCACCTGATATCTATGGTGTCATGGGTCAAGGAGATGCAAAATTAATTTTAGAAAACTCTAAGGTAAAAAGAATTGCAAAAAAAATACTTGCAAGATACTTTGATTCTCTAGAGAATAAATCAGCAAAAGAGTTACTAGATGATACTGATTGTATCATAGAGATTACTCCAACAAAGTATTCTATTTGGAATTACTAA
- the npdG gene encoding NADPH-dependent F420 reductase encodes MKVGIIGGTGGMGKGFALRWSQNHDVIIGSRDAARASESAAEYTNLAKEAFGKINGSVTGNDNVSVAKQSDVLILSIPYENIDSVCSGILPEVSDSCVVVSPIVPMIKTDVGFECVAIKDNKPFSYKLVSNHMKDKSKLVSAFHVISEKKLVNPTLELDYDIFVCGDDKDSVAKVNTLIDEIKGLRSIYLGPIELSYLAEMSTPLLLNAMIQNKIKNPGIKII; translated from the coding sequence ATGAAAGTTGGAATAATTGGCGGAACAGGTGGAATGGGTAAAGGATTTGCACTTAGATGGTCTCAAAATCATGATGTTATTATTGGATCTAGAGATGCTGCAAGAGCATCTGAATCAGCAGCAGAATATACAAATCTTGCAAAAGAAGCATTTGGAAAAATAAATGGAAGTGTAACTGGAAATGATAATGTTTCAGTTGCAAAACAAAGTGATGTTTTAATTTTATCAATTCCATATGAGAATATTGATTCAGTATGCTCAGGAATTTTACCAGAAGTTAGTGATAGTTGTGTTGTTGTATCTCCAATAGTTCCAATGATAAAGACAGATGTTGGCTTTGAATGTGTAGCAATTAAAGATAACAAACCATTCTCATACAAGCTTGTATCAAACCACATGAAAGACAAATCAAAACTAGTATCAGCATTTCATGTAATTTCTGAGAAAAAGCTAGTGAATCCTACACTAGAATTAGATTATGATATTTTTGTTTGTGGTGATGATAAAGATTCAGTTGCCAAAGTAAACACTTTGATTGATGAAATTAAGGGTTTAAGATCAATTTACTTGGGACCAATTGAGTTGTCTTATCTTGCTGAAATGTCCACACCATTATTGCTAAATGCAATGATTCAAAACAAGATAAAAAATCCTGGAATCAAAATTATCTAA
- a CDS encoding histidine phosphatase family protein, with translation MGQIIFLRHGQAKNNTERILAGRTDGIPLTETGIQQAEHTAELVKHMNISAIYSSPIQRAKHTAEIVGKHNSIDVKIDERLIELDMGKFTGMPYDEIFNSHGNVFMKFYNGELEIAHNGVETFAEVKKRVLGIVDHVVEKHPDENVLLVTHMDPIKAMISTIVDLSPTNLFELIIANASLNIFREKERKFSLSGLNVMHPSRFDQGW, from the coding sequence TTGGGACAGATCATTTTTCTAAGGCACGGTCAGGCCAAAAATAATACTGAAAGAATTTTAGCTGGAAGAACAGATGGTATACCATTAACTGAAACTGGAATTCAACAAGCAGAGCATACTGCTGAATTAGTTAAACACATGAATATCTCTGCAATTTATTCCAGTCCAATTCAGAGAGCAAAACACACTGCTGAAATTGTTGGAAAACATAATTCAATTGATGTTAAAATTGATGAAAGACTAATTGAACTTGATATGGGAAAATTTACCGGAATGCCATATGATGAAATTTTTAACAGCCATGGAAATGTCTTTATGAAATTCTATAATGGTGAGCTAGAAATTGCTCATAATGGTGTTGAGACCTTCGCTGAAGTCAAAAAGCGAGTTTTAGGAATAGTTGATCATGTAGTTGAAAAACATCCCGATGAAAATGTACTACTTGTTACACACATGGATCCAATCAAAGCAATGATATCTACAATAGTTGATCTATCACCGACAAATCTCTTTGAATTAATCATTGCAAATGCATCACTTAACATCTTCAGAGAAAAAGAACGAAAGTTCTCCCTTTCAGGACTTAACGTAATGCATCCGTCAAGATTCGATCAAGGTTGGTAG
- a CDS encoding heme transporter CcmC, with product MKGIVGLFLVLAVLVLIPALDSVFAAGDEPGEYLDRRVIIWNLFFRMMTVAFTVGAVVSGTIIWLVWRFRESHPKAKPTPYEGTDW from the coding sequence ATGAAGGGTATTGTAGGATTATTCTTAGTATTGGCAGTTTTAGTATTAATTCCAGCTTTAGATTCTGTATTTGCAGCAGGTGATGAACCAGGCGAATACCTTGATCGTAGAGTTATCATTTGGAATTTGTTTTTTAGAATGATGACAGTGGCTTTTACTGTGGGTGCAGTAGTTTCTGGAACAATTATCTGGCTTGTATGGAGATTCCGTGAATCCCATCCAAAAGCAAAACCAACACCATATGAGGGGACTGACTGGTAG
- a CDS encoding cbb3-type cytochrome c oxidase subunit I has product MVLELQKPRPIWQIMFSTHHTDVGLLYLITSLAFLFLGGTLALAIRAELFLPGSQIIADSMTFNRIFTVHGTTLIFLFIIPFASAVGNYYVPIMVRYKDMAYPKLNAIAFWMIPPAGALIWLGFADFTWYATPPYSIISAPGPAADMWIFGLKILGISSVLGAINFIVTILKCKHPDMSIGQVPLLAWSFLSSSLIIIVAIPTFAAALLMLLTDRLGVSGFFNPAMGGDPIAYAHLFWFTFHPEVYVLVIPAIGMMYEIIPRFSRKPIFSYNSGVFAFVLLSIVGFSSWAHHMYATGMSFTEKTVFMVGTLAAVPASAMHVFNFIATMWNGRIKFLTPMMWSVGGIALFFSAGAGGVVNSAMPLDFTTHDTYWVVGHFHLFVMGTIAFGSIGYLYYMFPYVTGRMYNETMGKIHFILSFIGTVLVFFTQHVLGLYGMPRRIFDYPPIPEWIAMNQIASVGAMIIGVSMAIFLANMIHSSGKGKLADIHDPFGLGGKYYYPFEAKNPSH; this is encoded by the coding sequence ATGGTTCTAGAATTACAAAAGCCACGACCAATCTGGCAAATTATGTTCTCAACACACCACACTGATGTTGGTTTACTATATCTAATTACATCACTAGCATTCTTATTCTTAGGTGGAACTCTTGCACTAGCAATCAGAGCAGAACTGTTCTTGCCAGGATCACAAATCATTGCAGATTCTATGACCTTTAACAGAATCTTTACAGTTCATGGAACTACTTTGATCTTTTTGTTTATCATTCCATTTGCATCTGCAGTTGGAAACTATTACGTTCCAATCATGGTCAGATACAAAGACATGGCATATCCAAAACTTAATGCAATTGCATTTTGGATGATTCCACCTGCAGGTGCTCTTATCTGGTTAGGCTTTGCAGACTTTACATGGTATGCAACTCCACCATACTCTATTATCAGTGCTCCTGGTCCTGCTGCTGACATGTGGATATTTGGACTAAAGATTTTAGGAATTTCATCAGTACTTGGCGCAATTAATTTTATAGTAACTATTCTCAAATGTAAACATCCAGACATGTCCATTGGACAAGTGCCATTATTAGCTTGGTCATTTTTATCATCATCTTTGATTATCATTGTTGCAATTCCAACATTTGCAGCAGCACTACTCATGCTACTTACAGATAGACTTGGAGTTAGTGGGTTCTTCAATCCTGCAATGGGTGGAGATCCAATTGCATATGCTCACCTATTCTGGTTTACATTCCATCCTGAAGTGTATGTTTTGGTAATTCCAGCAATTGGTATGATGTATGAGATAATTCCAAGATTCTCAAGAAAACCAATCTTTAGCTACAACTCTGGAGTATTTGCATTTGTATTGTTATCTATTGTAGGATTCTCATCATGGGCTCATCATATGTATGCAACAGGAATGTCATTTACTGAGAAAACAGTCTTTATGGTAGGAACTCTTGCAGCAGTTCCAGCATCTGCAATGCACGTCTTTAACTTTATTGCAACAATGTGGAATGGCAGAATTAAATTCCTAACCCCAATGATGTGGTCAGTTGGAGGAATTGCTTTATTCTTTTCAGCAGGAGCCGGTGGTGTGGTTAACAGTGCAATGCCATTAGACTTTACAACACACGATACCTATTGGGTAGTTGGTCACTTCCATCTATTTGTGATGGGAACAATTGCATTTGGATCAATTGGTTATCTTTACTACATGTTCCCATATGTAACTGGAAGAATGTACAATGAAACTATGGGCAAGATTCACTTTATTTTATCATTTATTGGAACAGTACTGGTATTCTTCACACAACACGTACTAGGACTATATGGAATGCCAAGAAGAATTTTTGATTATCCACCAATCCCAGAATGGATTGCAATGAACCAAATCGCATCTGTAGGTGCAATGATTATTGGTGTAAGCATGGCGATATTCTTAGCAAACATGATCCACAGTTCTGGAAAAGGAAAACTTGCAGACATTCACGACCCATTTGGTCTTGGAGGCAAGTACTACTATCCATTTGAGGCAAAGAACCCATCCCACTAG
- a CDS encoding plastocyanin/azurin family copper-binding protein codes for MSHDNSQTVYRTTTTRTGKMMAIMLGICIVGGVIFFSMWDYWISQPAPVVGMMSETIEHDVQAAFTGVHIPVELSFIESPDFRTLAFNALPGEPNHNPTITMDVGDEINFSVVNEGKSFHAFGVTAADEGFGGIIPGSEIAAPSNPLKPGEGGESKFIAGEEGVYYYICTVPGHREQGMVGRIVVGGASVEDLVETAPTPEVMKEIAAPEVMKEITASVPVTYDGVISIPDGSGIPGCDETNECYLPSHVVVSAGEEITWSNDDTAAHTVTSGTPADGADGKFDSSLFMAGGTFSVTLDEAGDYPYFCMVHPWMTGVITVN; via the coding sequence ATGAGTCACGATAATTCCCAAACAGTTTACAGAACAACTACTACCAGAACCGGAAAGATGATGGCAATCATGCTTGGAATCTGTATTGTTGGTGGAGTGATCTTCTTTTCAATGTGGGACTATTGGATTTCACAACCAGCCCCAGTTGTGGGAATGATGAGTGAAACCATTGAGCATGATGTACAAGCAGCTTTTACTGGAGTTCATATTCCAGTTGAACTTTCATTTATAGAATCTCCGGACTTTAGAACTTTAGCGTTTAATGCATTACCTGGTGAACCAAATCACAATCCAACCATTACAATGGATGTTGGTGATGAAATTAATTTCTCTGTTGTTAATGAAGGTAAATCATTTCATGCATTTGGTGTTACAGCCGCAGATGAAGGGTTTGGAGGAATTATTCCAGGAAGTGAAATTGCAGCACCCTCTAATCCATTAAAACCAGGAGAAGGTGGAGAATCTAAATTTATTGCGGGTGAAGAAGGAGTATACTATTACATTTGTACAGTTCCTGGTCATAGAGAACAAGGAATGGTTGGTAGAATCGTTGTTGGAGGTGCTTCAGTTGAAGATCTAGTAGAGACCGCACCAACACCAGAAGTAATGAAAGAAATTGCAGCACCAGAAGTAATGAAAGAAATTACAGCATCAGTACCTGTAACATATGATGGAGTAATTTCTATTCCAGATGGTTCAGGAATTCCTGGTTGTGATGAAACAAACGAATGTTATCTTCCAAGTCATGTTGTAGTTTCAGCAGGTGAGGAAATTACTTGGTCCAATGATGACACAGCAGCTCATACGGTAACCAGTGGAACCCCTGCAGATGGTGCTGATGGAAAATTTGACAGCAGTTTGTTTATGGCAGGTGGTACATTTTCAGTAACATTAGATGAAGCAGGTGACTATCCATATTTTTGTATGGTACATCCTTGGATGACTGGTGTCATTACAGTTAACTAG
- a CDS encoding COX15/CtaA family protein yields MAIQYLALATMIVLYSLMFIGGYISAAGLGLTCPEWPLCPNGVMPSEEYLIEWIHRTTAATTGILVVSTMIASLINKNSDLKIKITSSLATALVITQITLGALVIDTKLHAVLVAVHLGIGIWLFAMVLLTTLFAFRISRIPLKTKV; encoded by the coding sequence TTGGCAATCCAATACTTAGCACTGGCAACAATGATAGTTTTGTATTCATTGATGTTTATTGGTGGATATATATCAGCAGCTGGACTTGGATTGACTTGTCCTGAATGGCCTTTATGTCCAAACGGTGTGATGCCTTCTGAAGAATATCTTATTGAATGGATTCATAGAACAACTGCTGCAACAACTGGAATACTAGTTGTTTCAACAATGATTGCAAGCTTGATAAACAAAAACTCTGATCTGAAAATAAAAATTACTAGCTCCCTTGCAACTGCCTTAGTAATTACACAAATTACACTTGGCGCTCTAGTCATTGATACAAAACTTCACGCAGTACTAGTTGCAGTTCATTTGGGAATTGGAATTTGGTTATTTGCAATGGTGTTGCTTACAACATTGTTTGCATTTAGAATCTCAAGAATTCCTCTAAAGACTAAAGTTTAG